A window from Nomascus leucogenys isolate Asia chromosome 24, Asia_NLE_v1, whole genome shotgun sequence encodes these proteins:
- the C24H1orf127 gene encoding uncharacterized protein C1orf127 homolog isoform X2, whose amino-acid sequence MGLERSDRYIMKCPMLRSRLGQESVHCGPMFIQVSRPLPLRSDNRQTPWLLSLRGELVASLEDASLMGLYVDINATTVTVQSPRQGLLQRWEVLNTSVELLPLWLVSGHHAYSLEAACPPVSFQPESEVFVHIPKQRLGLVKRGSYIEETLSLRFLRVHQSNIFLVTENKDFVVVSIPVAGVLQVQRCQEVGGTPGTQAFYRVDLSLEFAEMAAPVLWTVDSFFQCVGSGTESPASTAALRTTPSPPSPGPETPRPAGVPSAASSQVWAVGPAAQEWLSQDLLHRPSNALAKKGLGPFLQTAKPARRGQTSASIFPRVVQAQRGPQSPPGEAGFPEHPTPPATLPSEPVEGVQASPWRPRPVLPAHPALTLPVSSDASSPSPPAPRPERSELLLVSGPSVTLTEGLGTVRPEQDPAKSPGSPLLLRGLSRGDAAAPEPITGEPGQASEEFQPLTRPWRARLAAEELVSHHFPGEPQETCSGTEVERPRQAGPGLPREGARGPVDLSSSEPSQDVEGPGLSILLGRDAAFSTPSVRQPDPSACAGASGPELTGMPRVKPAVPLAVLPMEPLPPETVRPAALLTPEASSVGGPDQAQYLESAPGWPVGQEEWGVAHTSSPPSTQTLSLWAPTGVLLPSLVELEHPFQAGRGASPQQELTEPSLARSAESHRPPEPQDSVEGSPARPSR is encoded by the exons ATGGGGTTGGAGCGGAGTGATCGCTACATAATGAAGTGTCCGATGCTGAGGTCAAGGCTGGGCCAGGAAAGCGTCCACTGTGGGCCCATGTTCATCCAG GTCTCCCGGCCCCTGCCCCTGCGGAGCGACAATAGACAG ACTCCATGGCTGCTGTCCCTTCGAGGGGAGCTGGTGGCTTCTCTTGAAGATGCCAGCCTGATGGGACTGTATGTGGACATCAACGCCACTACTGTCACCGTCCAAAGCCCGAGACAAGGCCTTCTTCAGAGGTGGGAG GTGCTGAACACCTCTGTTGAGCTCCTGCCACTATGGCTGGTGAGCGGTCACCATGCCTATTCTTTAGAAGCTGCTTGCCCACCGG TGTCATTCCAGCCAGAGTCGGAGGTCTTCGTTCACATCCCCAAGCAGAGACTGGGTCTAGTCAAAAGAGGTTCCTACATTGAGGAAACcctgagcctcagattcctcCGAGTCCACCAGTCCAACATCTTTCTGGTGACTGAGAACAAGGACTTTGTGGTGGTCAGCATTCCGGTGGCCGGGGTGCTCCAGGTCCAG CGATGCCAAGAAGTCGGAGGAACCCCGGGAACACAAGCTTTCTATAGGGTAGACCTGAGCCTGGAATTTGCCGAGATGGCTGCCCCAGTCCTCTGGACAGTGGACAGCTTCTTCCAGTGTGTGG GTTCAGGAACAGAGTCGCCTGCCTCAACTGCTGCACTGAGGACCACTCCCTCCCCGCCATCCCCAGGACCAGAGACCCCCCGTCCAGCGGGAGTGCCATCTGCTGCATCCTCCCAGGTGTGGGCTGTAGGACCAGCTGCCCAGGAATGgctttctcaggacctcctgcACCGGCCTTCCAATGCGCTGGCCAAG AAGGGGCTTGGACCTTTCCTGCAAACAGCCAAACCGGCGAGAAGAGGCCAGACATCTGCCTCCATTTTCCCCAGAGTGGTGCAAGCTCAGCGAGGTCCCCAGTCTCCCCCAGGGGAAGCAGGGTTCCCTGAACACCCCACACCTCCAGCCACGCTCCCCTCGGAGCCTGTAGAGGGTGTCCAGGCTAGTCCCTGGCGGCCACGTCCAGTCTTGCCAGCGCACCCGGCTCTGACCCTGCCTGTGTCCTCAGACGCCTCCTCTCCTTCACCGCCAGCCCCAAGGCCTGAACGATCTGAATTGCTCCTGGTCTCAGGAccatctgtcaccctgactgAAGGTCTAGGAACTGTGAGGCCTGAGCAGGACCCCGCCAAGTCTCCAGGAAGTCCCCTCCTGCTGAGAGGGCTGTCAAGGGGTGATGCGGCTGCACCCGAGCCCATCACGGGGGAGCCCGGCCAAGCCAGTGAGGAGTTCCAGCCATTGACGAGGCCCTGGCGGGCCAGACTGGCTGCAGAGGAGCTGGTTTCTCACCATTTTCCTGGAGAGCCCCAGGAAACATGCTCTGGAACGGAGGTGGAGAGGCCACGCCAGGCTGGGCCTGGTCTCCCCAGGGAGGGGGCCAGGGGGCCCGTGGACCTTTCATCCTCAGAACCAAGCCAGGACGTAGAGGGGCCGGGACTCTCCATCCTGCTGGGGAGGGATGCCGCATTCTCTACCCCAAGTGTGAGGCAGCCAGACCCCAGTGCCTGTGCCGGGGCCTCAGGACCCGAACTCACTGGGATGCCCAGGGTGAAGCCGGCAGTGCCCCTGGCAGTTCTTCCTATGGAGCCTCTGCCACCAGAAACTGTTCGCCCAGCAGCTCTTCTGACACCCGAAGCCTCATCTGTAGGAGGGCCAGACCAGGCCCAATACCTGGAGTCAGCCCCTGGCTGGCCTGTGGGCCAGGAGGAGTGGGGGGTTGCACACACATCCAGCCCTCCGTCCACGCAAACCCTGAGCCTGTGGGCTCCCACTGGAGTGTTGCTACCCAGCCTGGTGGAGCTTGAACACCCCTTCCAGGCTGGCCGGGGGGCCTCACCCCAGCAGGAGCTGACGGAGCCCAGCTTGGCCCGCAGTGCTGAAAGCCACAGGCCTCCTGAGCCACAGGACAGTGTGGAGGGGTCTCCTGCGAGGCCCTCACGCTGA
- the C24H1orf127 gene encoding uncharacterized protein C1orf127 homolog isoform X3, giving the protein MGLERSDRYIMKCPMLRSRLGQESVHCGPMFIQVSRPLPLRSDNRQTPWLLSLRGELVASLEDASLMGLYVDINATTVTVQSPRQGLLQRWEVLNTSVELLPLWLVSGHHAYSLEAACPPVSFQPESEVFVHIPKQRLGLVKRGSYIEETLSLRFLRVHQSNIFLVTENKDFVVVSIPVAGVLQVQRCQEVGGTPGTQAFYRVDLSLEFAEMAAPVLWTVDSFFQCVGSGTESPASTAALRTTPSPPSPGPETPRPAGVPSAASSQVWAVGPAAQEWLSQDLLHRPSNALAKGLGPFLQTAKPARRGQTSASIFPRVVQAQRGPQSPPGEAGFPEHPTPPATLPSEPVEGVQASPWRPRPVLPAHPALTLPVSSDASSPSPPAPRPERSELLLVSGPSVTLTEGLGTVRPEQDPAKSPGSPLLLRGLSRGDAAAPEPITGEPGQASEEFQPLTRPWRARLAAEELVSHHFPGEPQETCSGTEVERPRQAGPGLPREGARGPVDLSSSEPSQDVEGPGLSILLGRDAAFSTPSVRQPDPSACAGASGPELTGMPRVKPAVPLAVLPMEPLPPETVRPAALLTPEASSVGGPDQAQYLESAPGWPVGQEEWGVAHTSSPPSTQTLSLWAPTGVLLPSLVELEHPFQAGRGASPQQELTEPSLARSAESHRPPEPQDSVEGSPARPSR; this is encoded by the exons ATGGGGTTGGAGCGGAGTGATCGCTACATAATGAAGTGTCCGATGCTGAGGTCAAGGCTGGGCCAGGAAAGCGTCCACTGTGGGCCCATGTTCATCCAG GTCTCCCGGCCCCTGCCCCTGCGGAGCGACAATAGACAG ACTCCATGGCTGCTGTCCCTTCGAGGGGAGCTGGTGGCTTCTCTTGAAGATGCCAGCCTGATGGGACTGTATGTGGACATCAACGCCACTACTGTCACCGTCCAAAGCCCGAGACAAGGCCTTCTTCAGAGGTGGGAG GTGCTGAACACCTCTGTTGAGCTCCTGCCACTATGGCTGGTGAGCGGTCACCATGCCTATTCTTTAGAAGCTGCTTGCCCACCGG TGTCATTCCAGCCAGAGTCGGAGGTCTTCGTTCACATCCCCAAGCAGAGACTGGGTCTAGTCAAAAGAGGTTCCTACATTGAGGAAACcctgagcctcagattcctcCGAGTCCACCAGTCCAACATCTTTCTGGTGACTGAGAACAAGGACTTTGTGGTGGTCAGCATTCCGGTGGCCGGGGTGCTCCAGGTCCAG CGATGCCAAGAAGTCGGAGGAACCCCGGGAACACAAGCTTTCTATAGGGTAGACCTGAGCCTGGAATTTGCCGAGATGGCTGCCCCAGTCCTCTGGACAGTGGACAGCTTCTTCCAGTGTGTGG GTTCAGGAACAGAGTCGCCTGCCTCAACTGCTGCACTGAGGACCACTCCCTCCCCGCCATCCCCAGGACCAGAGACCCCCCGTCCAGCGGGAGTGCCATCTGCTGCATCCTCCCAGGTGTGGGCTGTAGGACCAGCTGCCCAGGAATGgctttctcaggacctcctgcACCGGCCTTCCAATGCGCTGGCCAAG GGGCTTGGACCTTTCCTGCAAACAGCCAAACCGGCGAGAAGAGGCCAGACATCTGCCTCCATTTTCCCCAGAGTGGTGCAAGCTCAGCGAGGTCCCCAGTCTCCCCCAGGGGAAGCAGGGTTCCCTGAACACCCCACACCTCCAGCCACGCTCCCCTCGGAGCCTGTAGAGGGTGTCCAGGCTAGTCCCTGGCGGCCACGTCCAGTCTTGCCAGCGCACCCGGCTCTGACCCTGCCTGTGTCCTCAGACGCCTCCTCTCCTTCACCGCCAGCCCCAAGGCCTGAACGATCTGAATTGCTCCTGGTCTCAGGAccatctgtcaccctgactgAAGGTCTAGGAACTGTGAGGCCTGAGCAGGACCCCGCCAAGTCTCCAGGAAGTCCCCTCCTGCTGAGAGGGCTGTCAAGGGGTGATGCGGCTGCACCCGAGCCCATCACGGGGGAGCCCGGCCAAGCCAGTGAGGAGTTCCAGCCATTGACGAGGCCCTGGCGGGCCAGACTGGCTGCAGAGGAGCTGGTTTCTCACCATTTTCCTGGAGAGCCCCAGGAAACATGCTCTGGAACGGAGGTGGAGAGGCCACGCCAGGCTGGGCCTGGTCTCCCCAGGGAGGGGGCCAGGGGGCCCGTGGACCTTTCATCCTCAGAACCAAGCCAGGACGTAGAGGGGCCGGGACTCTCCATCCTGCTGGGGAGGGATGCCGCATTCTCTACCCCAAGTGTGAGGCAGCCAGACCCCAGTGCCTGTGCCGGGGCCTCAGGACCCGAACTCACTGGGATGCCCAGGGTGAAGCCGGCAGTGCCCCTGGCAGTTCTTCCTATGGAGCCTCTGCCACCAGAAACTGTTCGCCCAGCAGCTCTTCTGACACCCGAAGCCTCATCTGTAGGAGGGCCAGACCAGGCCCAATACCTGGAGTCAGCCCCTGGCTGGCCTGTGGGCCAGGAGGAGTGGGGGGTTGCACACACATCCAGCCCTCCGTCCACGCAAACCCTGAGCCTGTGGGCTCCCACTGGAGTGTTGCTACCCAGCCTGGTGGAGCTTGAACACCCCTTCCAGGCTGGCCGGGGGGCCTCACCCCAGCAGGAGCTGACGGAGCCCAGCTTGGCCCGCAGTGCTGAAAGCCACAGGCCTCCTGAGCCACAGGACAGTGTGGAGGGGTCTCCTGCGAGGCCCTCACGCTGA
- the C24H1orf127 gene encoding uncharacterized protein C1orf127 homolog isoform X4, which produces MGLERSDRYIMKCPMLRSRLGQESVHCGPMFIQVSRPLPLRSDNRQTPWLLSLRGELVASLEDASLMGLYVDINATTVTVQSPRQGLLQRWEVLNTSVELLPLWLVSGHHAYSLEAACPPVSFQPESEVFVHIPKQRLGLVKRGSYIEETLSLRFLRVHQSNIFLVTENKDFVVVSIPVAGVLQVQRCQEVGGTPGTQAFYRVDLSLEFAEMAAPVLWTVDSFFQCVGSGTESPASTAALRTTPSPPSPGPETPRPAGVPSAASSQKGLGPFLQTAKPARRGQTSASIFPRVVQAQRGPQSPPGEAGFPEHPTPPATLPSEPVEGVQASPWRPRPVLPAHPALTLPVSSDASSPSPPAPRPERSELLLVSGPSVTLTEGLGTVRPEQDPAKSPGSPLLLRGLSRGDAAAPEPITGEPGQASEEFQPLTRPWRARLAAEELVSHHFPGEPQETCSGTEVERPRQAGPGLPREGARGPVDLSSSEPSQDVEGPGLSILLGRDAAFSTPSVRQPDPSACAGASGPELTGMPRVKPAVPLAVLPMEPLPPETVRPAALLTPEASSVGGPDQAQYLESAPGWPVGQEEWGVAHTSSPPSTQTLSLWAPTGVLLPSLVELEHPFQAGRGASPQQELTEPSLARSAESHRPPEPQDSVEGSPARPSR; this is translated from the exons ATGGGGTTGGAGCGGAGTGATCGCTACATAATGAAGTGTCCGATGCTGAGGTCAAGGCTGGGCCAGGAAAGCGTCCACTGTGGGCCCATGTTCATCCAG GTCTCCCGGCCCCTGCCCCTGCGGAGCGACAATAGACAG ACTCCATGGCTGCTGTCCCTTCGAGGGGAGCTGGTGGCTTCTCTTGAAGATGCCAGCCTGATGGGACTGTATGTGGACATCAACGCCACTACTGTCACCGTCCAAAGCCCGAGACAAGGCCTTCTTCAGAGGTGGGAG GTGCTGAACACCTCTGTTGAGCTCCTGCCACTATGGCTGGTGAGCGGTCACCATGCCTATTCTTTAGAAGCTGCTTGCCCACCGG TGTCATTCCAGCCAGAGTCGGAGGTCTTCGTTCACATCCCCAAGCAGAGACTGGGTCTAGTCAAAAGAGGTTCCTACATTGAGGAAACcctgagcctcagattcctcCGAGTCCACCAGTCCAACATCTTTCTGGTGACTGAGAACAAGGACTTTGTGGTGGTCAGCATTCCGGTGGCCGGGGTGCTCCAGGTCCAG CGATGCCAAGAAGTCGGAGGAACCCCGGGAACACAAGCTTTCTATAGGGTAGACCTGAGCCTGGAATTTGCCGAGATGGCTGCCCCAGTCCTCTGGACAGTGGACAGCTTCTTCCAGTGTGTGG GTTCAGGAACAGAGTCGCCTGCCTCAACTGCTGCACTGAGGACCACTCCCTCCCCGCCATCCCCAGGACCAGAGACCCCCCGTCCAGCGGGAGTGCCATCTGCTGCATCCTCCCAG AAGGGGCTTGGACCTTTCCTGCAAACAGCCAAACCGGCGAGAAGAGGCCAGACATCTGCCTCCATTTTCCCCAGAGTGGTGCAAGCTCAGCGAGGTCCCCAGTCTCCCCCAGGGGAAGCAGGGTTCCCTGAACACCCCACACCTCCAGCCACGCTCCCCTCGGAGCCTGTAGAGGGTGTCCAGGCTAGTCCCTGGCGGCCACGTCCAGTCTTGCCAGCGCACCCGGCTCTGACCCTGCCTGTGTCCTCAGACGCCTCCTCTCCTTCACCGCCAGCCCCAAGGCCTGAACGATCTGAATTGCTCCTGGTCTCAGGAccatctgtcaccctgactgAAGGTCTAGGAACTGTGAGGCCTGAGCAGGACCCCGCCAAGTCTCCAGGAAGTCCCCTCCTGCTGAGAGGGCTGTCAAGGGGTGATGCGGCTGCACCCGAGCCCATCACGGGGGAGCCCGGCCAAGCCAGTGAGGAGTTCCAGCCATTGACGAGGCCCTGGCGGGCCAGACTGGCTGCAGAGGAGCTGGTTTCTCACCATTTTCCTGGAGAGCCCCAGGAAACATGCTCTGGAACGGAGGTGGAGAGGCCACGCCAGGCTGGGCCTGGTCTCCCCAGGGAGGGGGCCAGGGGGCCCGTGGACCTTTCATCCTCAGAACCAAGCCAGGACGTAGAGGGGCCGGGACTCTCCATCCTGCTGGGGAGGGATGCCGCATTCTCTACCCCAAGTGTGAGGCAGCCAGACCCCAGTGCCTGTGCCGGGGCCTCAGGACCCGAACTCACTGGGATGCCCAGGGTGAAGCCGGCAGTGCCCCTGGCAGTTCTTCCTATGGAGCCTCTGCCACCAGAAACTGTTCGCCCAGCAGCTCTTCTGACACCCGAAGCCTCATCTGTAGGAGGGCCAGACCAGGCCCAATACCTGGAGTCAGCCCCTGGCTGGCCTGTGGGCCAGGAGGAGTGGGGGGTTGCACACACATCCAGCCCTCCGTCCACGCAAACCCTGAGCCTGTGGGCTCCCACTGGAGTGTTGCTACCCAGCCTGGTGGAGCTTGAACACCCCTTCCAGGCTGGCCGGGGGGCCTCACCCCAGCAGGAGCTGACGGAGCCCAGCTTGGCCCGCAGTGCTGAAAGCCACAGGCCTCCTGAGCCACAGGACAGTGTGGAGGGGTCTCCTGCGAGGCCCTCACGCTGA
- the C24H1orf127 gene encoding uncharacterized protein C1orf127 homolog isoform X1, translated as MWGSLALAWAVCLACVQPTVFPWSLSFGSDRDKPSSAVEVLTEASSFWTDTVDCFSDYMTLWIPKNHVEGLRRWLARTLHLPGTWRAPDHLDSSLAKCGYFLHPASDGDFLFRVQYSACFVQKEKANYRLEIRIFQKGVMGLERSDRYIMKCPMLRSRLGQESVHCGPMFIQVSRPLPLRSDNRQTPWLLSLRGELVASLEDASLMGLYVDINATTVTVQSPRQGLLQRWEVLNTSVELLPLWLVSGHHAYSLEAACPPVSFQPESEVFVHIPKQRLGLVKRGSYIEETLSLRFLRVHQSNIFLVTENKDFVVVSIPVAGVLQVQRCQEVGGTPGTQAFYRVDLSLEFAEMAAPVLWTVDSFFQCVGSGTESPASTAALRTTPSPPSPGPETPRPAGVPSAASSQVWAVGPAAQEWLSQDLLHRPSNALAKKGLGPFLQTAKPARRGQTSASIFPRVVQAQRGPQSPPGEAGFPEHPTPPATLPSEPVEGVQASPWRPRPVLPAHPALTLPVSSDASSPSPPAPRPERSELLLVSGPSVTLTEGLGTVRPEQDPAKSPGSPLLLRGLSRGDAAAPEPITGEPGQASEEFQPLTRPWRARLAAEELVSHHFPGEPQETCSGTEVERPRQAGPGLPREGARGPVDLSSSEPSQDVEGPGLSILLGRDAAFSTPSVRQPDPSACAGASGPELTGMPRVKPAVPLAVLPMEPLPPETVRPAALLTPEASSVGGPDQAQYLESAPGWPVGQEEWGVAHTSSPPSTQTLSLWAPTGVLLPSLVELEHPFQAGRGASPQQELTEPSLARSAESHRPPEPQDSVEGSPARPSR; from the exons GCACCTGGAGGGCCCCTGACCACCTGGATTCTTCTCTTGCTAAATGTGGCTACTTCCTACATCCGGCTTCGGATGGTGACTTCCTTTTTCGAGTTCAATACTCGGCCTGCTTTGTGCAGAAAGAG AAAGCAAATTACAGGCTGGAAATCAGAATATTTCAGAAAGGGGTGATGGGGTTGGAGCGGAGTGATCGCTACATAATGAAGTGTCCGATGCTGAGGTCAAGGCTGGGCCAGGAAAGCGTCCACTGTGGGCCCATGTTCATCCAG GTCTCCCGGCCCCTGCCCCTGCGGAGCGACAATAGACAG ACTCCATGGCTGCTGTCCCTTCGAGGGGAGCTGGTGGCTTCTCTTGAAGATGCCAGCCTGATGGGACTGTATGTGGACATCAACGCCACTACTGTCACCGTCCAAAGCCCGAGACAAGGCCTTCTTCAGAGGTGGGAG GTGCTGAACACCTCTGTTGAGCTCCTGCCACTATGGCTGGTGAGCGGTCACCATGCCTATTCTTTAGAAGCTGCTTGCCCACCGG TGTCATTCCAGCCAGAGTCGGAGGTCTTCGTTCACATCCCCAAGCAGAGACTGGGTCTAGTCAAAAGAGGTTCCTACATTGAGGAAACcctgagcctcagattcctcCGAGTCCACCAGTCCAACATCTTTCTGGTGACTGAGAACAAGGACTTTGTGGTGGTCAGCATTCCGGTGGCCGGGGTGCTCCAGGTCCAG CGATGCCAAGAAGTCGGAGGAACCCCGGGAACACAAGCTTTCTATAGGGTAGACCTGAGCCTGGAATTTGCCGAGATGGCTGCCCCAGTCCTCTGGACAGTGGACAGCTTCTTCCAGTGTGTGG GTTCAGGAACAGAGTCGCCTGCCTCAACTGCTGCACTGAGGACCACTCCCTCCCCGCCATCCCCAGGACCAGAGACCCCCCGTCCAGCGGGAGTGCCATCTGCTGCATCCTCCCAGGTGTGGGCTGTAGGACCAGCTGCCCAGGAATGgctttctcaggacctcctgcACCGGCCTTCCAATGCGCTGGCCAAG AAGGGGCTTGGACCTTTCCTGCAAACAGCCAAACCGGCGAGAAGAGGCCAGACATCTGCCTCCATTTTCCCCAGAGTGGTGCAAGCTCAGCGAGGTCCCCAGTCTCCCCCAGGGGAAGCAGGGTTCCCTGAACACCCCACACCTCCAGCCACGCTCCCCTCGGAGCCTGTAGAGGGTGTCCAGGCTAGTCCCTGGCGGCCACGTCCAGTCTTGCCAGCGCACCCGGCTCTGACCCTGCCTGTGTCCTCAGACGCCTCCTCTCCTTCACCGCCAGCCCCAAGGCCTGAACGATCTGAATTGCTCCTGGTCTCAGGAccatctgtcaccctgactgAAGGTCTAGGAACTGTGAGGCCTGAGCAGGACCCCGCCAAGTCTCCAGGAAGTCCCCTCCTGCTGAGAGGGCTGTCAAGGGGTGATGCGGCTGCACCCGAGCCCATCACGGGGGAGCCCGGCCAAGCCAGTGAGGAGTTCCAGCCATTGACGAGGCCCTGGCGGGCCAGACTGGCTGCAGAGGAGCTGGTTTCTCACCATTTTCCTGGAGAGCCCCAGGAAACATGCTCTGGAACGGAGGTGGAGAGGCCACGCCAGGCTGGGCCTGGTCTCCCCAGGGAGGGGGCCAGGGGGCCCGTGGACCTTTCATCCTCAGAACCAAGCCAGGACGTAGAGGGGCCGGGACTCTCCATCCTGCTGGGGAGGGATGCCGCATTCTCTACCCCAAGTGTGAGGCAGCCAGACCCCAGTGCCTGTGCCGGGGCCTCAGGACCCGAACTCACTGGGATGCCCAGGGTGAAGCCGGCAGTGCCCCTGGCAGTTCTTCCTATGGAGCCTCTGCCACCAGAAACTGTTCGCCCAGCAGCTCTTCTGACACCCGAAGCCTCATCTGTAGGAGGGCCAGACCAGGCCCAATACCTGGAGTCAGCCCCTGGCTGGCCTGTGGGCCAGGAGGAGTGGGGGGTTGCACACACATCCAGCCCTCCGTCCACGCAAACCCTGAGCCTGTGGGCTCCCACTGGAGTGTTGCTACCCAGCCTGGTGGAGCTTGAACACCCCTTCCAGGCTGGCCGGGGGGCCTCACCCCAGCAGGAGCTGACGGAGCCCAGCTTGGCCCGCAGTGCTGAAAGCCACAGGCCTCCTGAGCCACAGGACAGTGTGGAGGGGTCTCCTGCGAGGCCCTCACGCTGA